The proteins below are encoded in one region of Ferroplasma acidiphilum:
- a CDS encoding ACT domain-containing protein, with translation MTLEKVIKIQADYRDSGLVERIAASFRRFWVDIKWMDMECDSGVCTIYMSIYDAHNLGNLDLSIVTLSKMVDIDFVEELEEYEYKKFEMNYKKSKKFEWGVISE, from the coding sequence GTGACCCTAGAAAAGGTAATAAAAATACAGGCAGATTATAGAGATTCCGGGCTGGTGGAAAGGATAGCTGCCAGTTTCAGGAGATTCTGGGTTGACATAAAATGGATGGATATGGAATGCGATTCAGGTGTATGTACCATATATATGTCAATATATGATGCACACAATCTTGGAAATCTGGATCTATCCATAGTGACGTTGAGCAAGATGGTTGATATTGACTTTGTTGAAGAACTGGAAGAATATGAATATAAAAAATTTGAAATGAATTATAAAAAATCGAAAAAGTTTGAATGGGGTGTTATAAGTGAGTAA